AGTGGCCTTGtcttggctctggggccagctctCAGTCCAGTTTGCCCTCCCTGATGCAGTTAGCACCGGCAGAAACAGAGGAAGCCAGGGGTCGTTGTCTTTGTCCCACCTCCTGGGAAATGGTGTAGCTTCAGTGGGCACAAGGTGGGACCCAAGAGGTGGTGGCCTCAGAGGGAAGGCCCAGCCGAATCCAAATCTCTCCCTTTTGGACCCTGGACAGCCCCTAGTGCTGGCCCTTCCTCGCTGGGGAAGCCCTCAAGGCTCCTGTTAATCATTCTAGGAAGAGGCCACTCTCCAATCCCAGCAAGGCCTGTGGCCCTGGGTGCCTGTACTCAGGGGACAGCTTGTTAGTGGGAAGAGCAGAGACCGTTAGCGCTTCAAACTGGGGCTTTAGTCAGCGGGATCAATGGCAGTGGGCATCTTCAGAAAAGGGACAGATGGCCCTGAAAGGACAATGGACATCATTGTGCCAAGTACAGCTCCAAAGGATACTGGGCtgaccctcccccagccctctccccacaGGAAAGATAACTGGAGACTGTAATTAGTTCTACCTATGTTTATTGCTGCCAACTCGTCCCCCCATCCCCTCATATTTACACCCAAACCCTTCCCCCAAGCTAGCTTTTACCAAAGTTCCTCGTAGTAGGTCCAGAAGTGTGTTCACTAAGCAGGCAGTCCTAGATGTAGTGGGCACTGTCCCCAGGCCAGCTGGGCCCGGGGGAAGGGTTGCTCTGCGAATTCATGGCAGACTTGGTACTGAGGTCAAGGGAGGCCCCACCAACAGATGTACTTCCTCCCCTTCTGGAGTTCAGGGTACATTAAAACCTTTTGCAAAACAAAGCTGGggtagcagactccccagggtcaagctttgttctttctttgcttGTAAGAACCCACAAAGGCAGCCAAGTCTGAGTTCAGACTTGCATGTGACTTCCAAAGGGCAGTTCTGTCCTTGGAAGCCAGATCTGACCATCGGCCATCGGGCTTCAGGGCAAGTGTCATTGGACGGGGCCAGGGGTGGAAGGGGAGAGTTATGTTGCACGAGGTCTGGGCATTGTTTTAAGCTGGGGGAAGCTGCAGCTTGTCTTGAGTTATGTGGGGAGGCATGGAATGATTGAGCGGGAGGAGCCATTTCATTTGGAAGCCCAAGGCCCCTTCAGCTCCCTCAGTAAACCCCACTGGTGTCCTGGGCCACAGGTAACAGGAGAACAGACATTTAATGTCTCAGAATGTCAGAGCTGGCAAGTCCCCCAGCAAAATCCATTCTAATCCCCACCAGTTAGTGGCcaaacctccaaaaaaaaaaaagttaaggggaaggaatgtgggaaaggaaCACTTGGCTTTCTTCAAGCCTTGTTTGGGGAAATCTATCCACCCTTTGGGGGAAATCTATCCACCCATGATCGTTCGGGTCTTTTTAAAGGGCCAGCTTCCCTAGGGTTTTGAAACTGACTTGAAACACTGACTTGGCCCCCTTTCCAGGAGGAATGTGACAGGGGAAAGTGGTGTGGGAGTGAGGAGGGTTTGGGGGCCTCGGTGGTGAGGGTTGTGGGTCTCGGTGGTGAGGGATGTGGGTAGGGCGGCTCCTCCATGTCCCACTTGCTGTGGCTGGGAGCAAGCAGTGCCCAGAAGTTCTGTGCTGTCAGTAGGTGGTGGAGGGAGCAGGCTGGGCGGGTGGGATGTGCCCTTGGGTGCCTCCTCATCTGCTCCAGACAAGCCTACGGGGGCTCTGGCTAGCCCCTGCGGCCCTGGGTGCTCCTAGGGGACTAGGGCCAGGCTCAGCCCCAGTCCTTCAGGATCTGGGCCACCGTGGGAGGCCGGGTCCCTCCCTGCAATATTTGCTGCTGGGGCCCAGCCTCGGCCTGTGCTGCCACCTCTGCGTCAAGGCGCCCCGGCCAGGGAGAGGCCGTGCAGCTGCTCCTCAGCGCCTGCCAACTCCGCCTCATCACGTCCGCTCTCCGAGCCCTCGAAGCAGCCAGAGTCTCGAGGAATGTCCACCTTGGGTTCAGACACTGTGTTGGCCACTGGCTCCTGGCTGCTTTCGGCGCCCTCTTCCGCCTCCTCGCTGCCGGCTGCCGGGGCAAAGAAAGAGATGGAATATGGGGGGGCTTGGGCCTTAGCCGGGAGGGGTTCAGAAGCCCCAGGAAGCCcctgtttgggggggggggtagggacTCTGGGAAGTCCACTGTAGGCCGTCTCTCCCTCTGGGCACCCCCCACCAACCCTGCCCCTCTCACCCTTTCCGGCTTAGAACCAGGTAGGGGTGGTTTCCAAGCCAGTGACCATGCCCAGGAGCTCAAACTACTTTAGCACCCAGCTAGGAGCTAGAAAGCTGCGCTTGTTTCCTGGCTCTGCTATTGCCCAGTGTGGAGGTCCTGAGTACATGCCTTTCCTTGGCTGGCCTTAAGTCTCCCCTTTAACCCCAAAGGCAGCTGGACCTGATCATCTCTAAGGCCTCTCTGTCGGCAGACTTTGCCCGAGACTGGAATTCAAGCGTGGAGAGGGCCTGAGCCCCGCAGAGGGGTGGCCGGGCTGAGTATGGTCAGGGGGCAGGCCGAGGCAGGCCTCCCCTCCCCGGAATACCTGcaggcacccccccacacacccggCTCCTAGACCCGCTCACTGTCATAGTCCAGCAGCAGCTCGGCGGCCGTGAGCAGCTTGGCCCGGTGCTGCGGGTCCATGATGTTCAGCTCGTTGAGGTGTGTTTCCCGCAGCTCTTTGAAGTCCTCCAGCGTCTGGTAGCCATTGAGCAGCAGGGTGGACGTATGCTCCTGCAGGCAGAGGCGGGCCACCGGTGTGACCACTGAGGAGCCACCTCGCTTgggacccctcccctcccacacagCTGACCGTGCGCTAGCCTCCAACCCTCTCCGGGTCCTAGACCCCACGCAGATCCCGGCTCAAACCTCCAGGCCTATGCGCTCCAGCAGCTCGTGCAGAGTCTTGGGCTTGGGCCTCTTGCCCTTGCTTTGTCGGCGACTGGGGCGGGCGGGCCCCACAGCCTCCTCAGGCAGCACATCCACATAGATGAACTTGAAAGACCCCAGCCTGCCATGGAGCAGGCCCAGCCACGTGCCCACAGGTGGCTTTTCAATGATCTGGATCACATCTCCTTTCTGTGGGACGACAGGAGAGCAGAGTGGAGCAGGGGTGAGGAGACGGGTATTCCCTTGGGCTCCGTGGACACCGTCCTATCCCGGCTCAATACAGCCTCCTGCATGGGCACAGCCTGCCAGGCTCAGGAGAGGCCTGGATGCCAGCCTTACCTGCAGTTTCAGCGAGTCATGGTCGTAGGGGCTGGGAGTGAAGTCGGTGTGGACTCGTGCCCTGCCGCAGAAGGGCCCTGTGTACTGGGGGGCAGGTGCTTCCTCTCCGAAGCTGCCAGAGCCTGGGCTGGGGCTGCAGAGCTCACTGCCTGCAGGAgacggggcagggaggagggtcacCTTTGTCCCAAGACAGCCGGGGCGGTGCCCAGCAGGTTCCTGCCACGCTTTGTGGCTAGAAATCCCTAGGCCTCCCTGCAGGAGCACAACCTCAACTTTGGGGCCTCAGATATGAAAGCAGTTAACCACAGAAGGAAAACTGTCTCACCGACTAAAGAATGAGCAAACTGGGAGGGCCTCTGAGACCAGCTGGGCCCAATGAACACAGAAAAGGAACACTGAAACCAGACAGGCCCACTGAGCGCTGAAGACCTCTCGCTTTATAATTGGTGGCACTGGGTCCACTCAGCTCTGGGTCTCCTGACTCCCAGTCCAGTGCTTCTGGAAGATGCCTTCCACCTGGGAAACCACACCCTAAACTCGTATTTTACTTTCTGTACATAATAAGACTCAGCATCTAGTACAACATCACATGGAAACTCAGAAGGGCTCTTTCTCTCTGGGAAGGGCTGGATGAAGAACATTATACGATGCCAAGTGGCACCCGGAGCCCAGCAAACCAAGGACTGTAGTCTAAGAGGCTGAGACTTCCCAGCTGGagcctctctgccccccacccccagcctgggaTGTCAGAGGCCCAGGCGGCTGTAGCCTCTAACTCCCCTTGGAAGGGTGGGGCAGGCTGGTCCGAGAGCACAGTGGGGCTCCTCGTCTCCCTTGGGCCCCTCCGTGGCCCGGTGACAGCAAGCGGTAGCTCCTCCAGGGTAGACCTGAGTTCCAGACTGGGTCATATTGGGCAAGCGaaaagctctctgagcctcaggtctCACATCGATACAGTGGGGATAATAGTGCCAGCACCATGAAGTTACTGTGAAAATGTAACGTGAAGAGGGCTGGGAAAGTTCCCCTCCCGGACAGCCCCCTGCCTCGCCTTCACCCAGTCCTTTTCTCCAGACTCAGCAGATGTCCCCTTCTGTCCCCTACTCACCTGTGGATGCCTGGCGGCTAAGTGCTGGGAGCTCACGCTCTTCCTGCTCAGCAAAGGCCAGTGCCATCTTGTCAGGGCTAGGGCTGTCCAGGCTGCAGTCTGGAGATGTCGGGGAGTTTGAGCCCTCCTCCAGAGTGTCTCCCTGCGCGGgatgggaggcagggagccctGAGCAGCCTTGGCTGGGATGCCCATGGGGCAGCGccgagggcagaggagaggggcctGGACTCTCTGGAGGACTGGGGCCCGGCTCGAGCCCTAGCTCTGCCGCTCCGAGGCTGCCCCACAATCTCTGAGCCCAGGTCCCTGCTTCTGTCAAGTGGGAATGACCGTCCTCAGCCCGCCGATCTCACGCAGTGGGCGCTGCTTGAACGTGCTCTGTCAGCGTCCAACACTGATGTCCACGCACAAAGGGCTCCCATGCCAGAGCTTGCACTCAGAGCCGCTGCTGGGGCAGAGTCCAGCTCGCAGGGACGCTGGCGACGAACTGCCTTCTGCTGCGCTCCTCCGTGCCAGGCACGCCTGTCAGTTCCCTGCACCCTCACAGCGACCCTTGAAGACAAGCGCTATGCTCATCCCAAGTTTATAGAGGAGAAGTCATGGAGGAACGttcccaaggccacacagggACCCCAAACCAAGCTGGCCGGACTCCAGAGCTCCTCGGCCTCACCACGCACTTCAGGGCGGTGGCCACCCTTTCACAAACCTGCTCTCTAGGAATCGAGCCCTGATTCCTAGCAGCTGCCAATTCCTGTGCTGTAAATACTGGCCACCGTGGAGTGAGTCGCTGACAGAGCAGCGCACCACGGGGGCTCACGGCCCCACACAGAGACTACAGATGCAAATAACCTCAAGGGCACAGAGAACACTGAAAGGTAGCATAAGAACCAGGacattatgggggtgcctgggtggctcagtgggttaaagcctctgccttcggctcaggtcatgatctcagggtcctgggatcgagtcctgcatcgggctctctgctcagcagggagcctgcttccccctctctctgcctgcctctctgcctacttgtgatctctgtctgttaaaaaataagtaaaatcctttaaaataaaaagaatcaggaCATTATGGGTTTTGAAGATTGCCCATAGTCTCTTTATTTTCAatagaatttatttaattctaaGTTTATAGAATGTGATTTTCAGTAATGGCTCGGTTTCACACCTGGCTCACAAAGTTCCTGAAAATTTGACCAATTACTCTCCTCAGCAGGTAGGAGCCAGTACGAGCTGACTCAGTCACACCACCCCTGGGCAACCTTCCGTAAGAGCCGTGAGCACAGCCGACTCACTGTGTGATGTCAGCtacttgcatgcctgccccacaGCTGTCTCTCCCCCTGGGCCCAAGCCAGCCTTCTCTATTTTCTCTCGTAGGGGCCCCTCTTCCAATCCAGTCTTCCCAATCCCAGAGGCTAGTTCCAAGTGAAACTTTGAGGTGGACGAATTTGCTTCTAGCAATTGCAGCTCCCTTTCAAGCGCCACTGGTCCTCCTCAGGCCTGCCTTCCTCAGAGGCTTCTGTTACCCAGACTTTCATCCCTCCTGAGACCCCACTCCTGCTCCCTTAGGACCATGTCTTGCTGCCAGGTCCATGGTGGAGTGAGTTCTCCTCCCATATGACCTTCCTTCTCATATTGAATCAGGCCCTCAGGCCCAGTACCCGAGCTGCGGCCGTCAAGGCCATGCTCACACCAGGCCACAGCCCTGCgtgtcctccctgcccccctagACCGCAGGCCTCACCATCTCTTCTGACAGCGCCTTCACCATCATCTTGCCCATCTTCCTGTTCATGGTTCGGGAAATCACGGCCCTCCACTTTTTCCCCAGCTTTTTGCCGCTCTTCCCAGCATCTTCTGTGGTAGGGACACCTGACTCATCTTCTGGAATCTGTGACAACAAAGGAGGAGGTCCAGGATTTAGGGGTAGAGGGAGGCCTTCAGGTCCTGGCCGAGGATAGGGGAGGATATGGGAATGAGAGGCCCTCATCTCCTTCCCTCCTAGCCCCCAGTCCCGTATTCAGCCCTATTAATTTGTGATTAATTTGACAAttagagttgacccttgaacatgTGCAGGTTAGGGGTGCCAACTATCTTCACCCCGTGCAGATGAAAATCCGTGTATAACATTTGACTCTCCCAAAACCTGATtattaatagcctactgttgaccagaaggcTTACTGATAACAGtggattaatacatattttgtatgtatttgtattCTATTCTATATTCTTACtacaaagtaagctagagaaaagaaaacattattaagaaaatgataaggaggagaaaatacatttacagtcctgtactgtatttattgaaaaaaaaatctgcgtgCAAGTGGACCCATGctgttcaaacctgtgttgttcaagggtcgaCTGTAATTTGTAATTGAAAATAATGTGGGTGATTTCTCAGGGCCCAGAGTTTTGGCGGGTGGGAGGGCTGGCCTTCTCTATGTAAGCAGGCTTTCCTCAGCAATGCCCAGATCGCCTCTTCTCCCACCCAGGGCCGCAGCCAGATCCCCCTGGGAGGCTCTGCAACTCACATTCTCATCCAGATTAAATTCCTTCTCGCTCACCACGGGGGAGCCGGGTTTGGATTTGGCGAAATCCTTGAAGCTGCTGGAGCGCTGGAGGGAGAGCTGGAAAAAGCAGAGGTGGGGCCCTCAGTGGCTGGAGAAGGGCTGGCGGAGCCTGGAGCCGGGAGCCCTCCTGAGCAGCCCCCGGGGCTAGGCAGCACCACGGGTGCCCTGCGGAGCCGGGGCTAAGGAGCTGAAGCGTCAAGGTGTACTCGGAGCCCCCCGGGCttcctgctcttcttcttctgagaGTAGCCCCTACTGTGGGCCCCCAGAGCAAGCTCTGCACCTCAGGAGCCTCCAACGTCAGCTGGGCCTCACACAAAGCCCACACGTCCACCAGCACCTGCACTTGGGTCCCCAGAATTCTGGAGGCAAAGACCAGATGAGTCTGAGCAAAAGTGTATCTCCTGCTAGAGATGCACCTCAGCATGACGACAGCGCCACCTTTACCGACAGTGTCACCTTTACGTCACAGAGCAAAACTTCCCCAACCCTGCAGCTGCCTCTTTGCTCTGGCCCTGAGGCAAGAAGAGCAAGGCAATCCCCCCAGAGTCAGTAAGACCTGGCATTCTGCTTTCTGGAAACCCTCGGTAGAGGCTTCTTAAGGGAAGGTGCCAACAGATTTCGGACATGAATGATTGGAGCTCATTTAAGAAAAGAATGttgctgttttttcttccttcatctcGGCCTTTAACCTTAGGCACTAACGTGATGATGACTGCTGATGACGGGTGCCAGTGTTTGGACTTTTAAACCCGGCCGATTGTTTGCACTGATGAGACTATTTTCAGGAAATGAGCTTTCTTAACTATCTAGGTATGCTCAAGGCAAGAGAGCAGCCAGAAGCCAGCGCCCAGCAGGTAAGGAGTCGGGCTTTACACACAAGAAGTAAGGCTGAGCCCTGAATCAAGATCAACAGTCAAGACCAGAGACATACACAGGAACCAGGGTTCACAGATGGCCAGGAAGATAGAGCGGGATAGACTGCAGACACCAGAGAtaagggcttgaggaactgaagCCCCAAACCCACACAAAGCTGAAAGTTTCACATCCTCTTTCCTATGAAAGGGGGGGGGGATCCACTGACAATAGCAcctgccccccaacacacacacaattggcCCCAACTCCTGGGGACTCCAGTGGGGACTCCTGGGGAGTTTGGTTCTCCTGGTAATTCTTGACCAAGGCACGTCAGCCATCAGGGTCAGGGGTCACACCTTCCTAGAGGTTGCAGCAAGCTAGTGCACCGGAAACTAGGTCAGCGGCCAGGCCATCAGACACGACCGCCACGAGGGCTGCCTGGATGCGGCACCCAcggcctccatcagaaagcctcctctgggggcgcctgggtggctcagtgggttaaagcctctgccttcagctcaggtcgtgatcccaggatcctgggatcgagccccgcaacaggctccctgcttggcggggggcctgtttccccctctctttctctctgcctgcccctgtgcctacttgagatctctgtcaaataaataaataaaatctttaaaaaaaaaaaaaaaggaaagcctcTTCTGTGCTACACTGGGGAGTTGGGAAAGGGGCGGCCACAAGCGGGCATAGGCAGGGGATGGCATGACCATGAGGTGACCACTCGGGTTCCCAtgcatctcctccttcctccttccttggtTTCCCCCACCCactattctttcctctttttccccctttctttccccctctgtcctccaccttttgtttatttcctcCTCTTGAATGGCTAGGATGCAGCTGCCTGGATAACTTCCTCCTCTTATTGCCTGGAAAagagggaacagagagagagggtgggcacCAGTCCGGCCTGGGCCCAAGCAGGGCAGGCTGGGCTGCTATTTATAGATCGATGGGACCCGTTACGGCCTTCCCTTCACTGCCCCTCAGTTTGGTCTGCAGACCGGGAGGCTGAGAGTCGCCCCAGAAGCCCCAGGGACTGCGAGCCTGGAAAGCATGACAGAGACGGAAGTGGGCTTTGTTGGGGAGAGAAAACTCACCACCGGGCCCcagttctttccttttcctgtcaTTAATCTGCagtctgggggctgggaggggggccTGTGGCCCCCGGAGACCTTATGTCAGGGCACCTCTGTCCCAGGTTTAGCTCAAAGCAGGAGGAAACAATCCAAAAGTGCCACGGGGGTGGCGCTGGGACTTGGGCCCTGCTGGCCACTCCTCAGCCCAGGGACATGGGCTCCAGGTGCTCCAGGTGACTAAGGGTGAGGTCCTGCCAGGGTGGTCTTTTGCTCAGCCTACCTCCAACCTTGGGGCCAACCCCACATATCCTGAAAGCCTCTGGTGACCCTGAAATGGTCCCCTTCCCGAGTATGAGGTAAAATTCTTGAGTGCCCTTGGATTTTTCCACCTGGTTTCCCTTTGGGGCAAGGCCTTCCTGGGGGTCCTGTGCCAGGCAGGAGGTAGTACCCTACACTGGTGGCCCCTTTTCCACGTCAGAGGGGAGTATTGTGGGCCTCTTGGAAAGAGCTACTTTTCTGGCATCAGACGTTGGTGAGTTCAACTCTGAGatgttattttattaatgaattatttAAGCTCTCCGACCCTCAATGGCTCGGAGCTAGCAGGTCATCACATCTTGGTTCTGCCGTTGACCAGCTGTATAAAGCAGGGAGAATTCTTCCACTTCTCTGGGCTTCCATGTCCTTGTGAGTAAAATGAAGACAAGGGCGCCTGCCTGGTTGGTTGCTGTGAGGATAGAAGGTGTGACTGCTAACACAGCAAGCCCTCAGCAAATGTCCACGTGTGCTTAGCCTTTCCTCTGACCCCCTCCACACTCTCACCCAGGGCGTGCCCCACCTGGAAACTTCCATCCTTCTCCGTCAGCCAGTTTCTCCCTTCCTTCAAAATCCAGTGAGACTGGAAACAGCCCACATGCCCACCAACTGTA
Above is a genomic segment from Neovison vison isolate M4711 chromosome X, ASM_NN_V1, whole genome shotgun sequence containing:
- the SASH3 gene encoding SAM and SH3 domain-containing protein 3 → MLRRKPSNASDKEPTQKRKLSLQRSSSFKDFAKSKPGSPVVSEKEFNLDENIPEDESGVPTTEDAGKSGKKLGKKWRAVISRTMNRKMGKMMVKALSEEMGDTLEEGSNSPTSPDCSLDSPSPDKMALAFAEQEERELPALSRQASTGSELCSPSPGSGSFGEEAPAPQYTGPFCGRARVHTDFTPSPYDHDSLKLQKGDVIQIIEKPPVGTWLGLLHGRLGSFKFIYVDVLPEEAVGPARPSRRQSKGKRPKPKTLHELLERIGLEEHTSTLLLNGYQTLEDFKELRETHLNELNIMDPQHRAKLLTAAELLLDYDTGSEEAEEGAESSQEPVANTVSEPKVDIPRDSGCFEGSESGRDEAELAGAEEQLHGLSLAGAP